A stretch of Vanessa cardui chromosome 26, ilVanCard2.1, whole genome shotgun sequence DNA encodes these proteins:
- the LOC124540769 gene encoding uncharacterized protein LOC124540769 — protein MKIFLSLMVLSLVGLALGAPTSSEDDEVIVVSKDFFSKDSVIYSGKHKIVNLIVPLNGLNHDNDTNDSSEYSPNSNEIELNILMFFVEADVDSYGNRVDRGLYVLRNGKATKILENGRDAAASRDDSNLAFFGAKDGIYVYDYATNSAKKYGTVDDSIICIGKEETGDVIYILTENHEMFKVSNGGMVKEKLNDVVGARQFVLDLSNNIYFYTEDKQAYVRTADGVKKIEGLPQNPSSVTLVNPPLFLYDDAVPFVVDNSLYFISVNGTTDDARTIFEPKAKPSAYAPEAFVIQYYAYNKKIYEFNLIAKIYEGVMGSLDSLIENNVDKILAAAKVSKRPRQHQRV, from the coding sequence ATGAAGATTTTCTTGAGTTTAATGGTGTTATCGCTGGTCGGGCTAGCGTTAGGCGCTCCCACCTCTAGCGAAGATGACGAAGTAATAGTTGTCTCAAAGGACTTCTTCTCCAAAGATTCCGTAATATACTCAGGAAAACATAAAATCGTTAACTTAATCGTACCTCTGAATGGCCTGAACCACGATAATGACACCAATGACTCATCGGAATACAGTCCAAATTCCAACGAAATCGAactcaatattttaatgttcttCGTTGAAGCTGATGTCGATTCATATGGCAACCGTGTAGACAGAGGTCTCTATGTATTGAGGAATGGAAAGGCAACTAAGATATTGGAAAATGGTAGAGATGCAGCCGCGTCGAGAGACGATAGCAACTTAGCCTTCTTTGGAGCTAAAGATGGAATTTACGTTTACGATTACGCAACTAATTCCGCTAAAAAATATGGAACAGTCGATGACAGTATAATTTGTATTGGCAAAGAGGAAACTGGTGACGTTATCTACATACTGACAGAGAATCACGAAATGTTCAAAGTATCGAATGGTGGAATGgttaaagagaaattaaatgACGTAGTTGGTGCCAGACAATTCGTCCtagatttatcaaacaatatatacttttacACAGAGGATAAGCAAGCGTACGTTCGAACGGCTGATGGTGTTAAGAAAATCGAAGGTCTACCACAGAATCCGAGCAGCGTAACTCTTGTGAATCCACCTTTATTCCTGTACGATGATGCAGTTCCCTTCGTTGTCGATAACAGCTTGTATTTCATCTCCGTTAATGGAACGACTGATGACGCTAGGACTATATTTGAACCTAAGGCAAAACCATCAGCTTACGCTCCAGAGGCATTCGTGATACAATATTATGCATACAATAAGAAGATATATGAATTCAATCTCATTGCTAAGATCTACGAAGGTGTCATGGGTTCACTAGATAGTTTAATAGAAAACAATGTGGATAAAATACTAGCAGCAGCAAAGGTATCGAAACGTCCCCGTCAGCATCAACGCGTTTAA